The Raphanus sativus cultivar WK10039 unplaced genomic scaffold, ASM80110v3 Scaffold3604, whole genome shotgun sequence genome segment TGAATATTTGCCTTAtcccaaaaaagaagaaaccacGAGATATGACGGAGTTCAGACCGATTAGCCTTTGCAATGTTAGCTACAAGATTATATCTAAGCTACTATGAAAAAGACTTAAGAGGATTCTTCCGCGACTGATCTCAGAGACACAATCGGCTTTTGTAGCAAGACGACTAATCACTGATAACATCCTTATAGCACAAGAGAGCTTCCACGCACTGAGGACTAACAAGAGATGTAGAGAAGATTTTATGGCTATGAAAACAGATATGAGCAAAGCATATGATAGAGTGGAATGGAGCTTCATAGCAGCCTTGATGATAAAGATGGGCTTTGATGAAAGATTAGTTGACCTTATTATGTGTTGTGTCACATCGGTCTCATATCAAGTCTTAGTCAACGGACAACCAAGAGGACAAATCTACCCAAAGAGAGGCCTGAGACAAGGAGACCCTTTGTCACCCTTTTTGTTCATCCTATGCACGGAGGCATTGATTTTACTGCTTCACGGAGCAGAACTAGAGAAGAAAATTGTTGGACTCCGCGTTGCGGGAGCAAGCCCGAGGATATCACATCTGCTCTTcgcagatgatagtcttttttCTGCAAGGCCAATGCAAGGAGATCATAGACATCCTAGATATTTATGGAAAGGCATCTGGACAGAGAATAAACACGTCTAAGTCATCTATGTTCTTTGGCAACCGGGTGGAGGTGGCTTTGAAGAAAGATATAAAAGAGGTCCTAGGTTTTAACTCAGAAGGTGGCATGGGAATGTACCTCGGGTTACCTGAACAAATTTGCGGCTCGAAGATGAAAGTGTTTTCCTTTGTACAAGATCGACTTAATGGACGGGTCAATAATTGGTCATCGAGACTCCTCTCTAAAGGAGGAAAAGAAGTTCAGATAAAAGCAGTGGCTCAAGCGTCCTCGACATATGTCATGTCAAGCTATTTGCTCCCGCAAGGCATAACCGATAAACTTAAGAGCACTACATCTAATTTCTGGTGGAGTTCAAAACAAAACAGCAGAGGTCTACATTGGATAGCATGGGATGAGATCTGTACTCCCAAAGATTTGGGAGGACTAGGTTTTCGAGATTTCCATGATTTCAATATAGCACTTCTTGCAAAACAACTATGGCGGCTGATACACTATCCCGATTCTCTATTGGCGCGTGTTCTAAAAGGGAGATACTATAACAACTCTCCCTTGGACGATCGACGGACATACTCGCCTTCGTATGGTTGGCGCAGTATCATGGCAGCAAAACCTCTGCTCACTTCGGGCATGAGAAGGATAATTAGAACAGGACGAGAAACGAGGGTATGGAGTGACCCTTGGGTCCCAGACACAGTGGCCCGACCACCACGACCTGCCCAGCACATAGTCTACAGACTATCCCAACTTCTTGTTCAGTCCTTTATTAGGAATGATACCAAGGAGTGGGATATACAACTTTTGCGAGATTTTTTCCATCCAGAAGATATCCCGTTGATACTTGGAATAAAACCCTCCCATTCTTCTGCTATGGATGGGTATGCGTGGAACCACACAAAATCAGGAGTGTACACAGTTAAGTCGGGGTACGATCTAATACAAACGACCAAAGTGGATTTATGCACTGAGATCCGAGAACCGAGTACCACCAGACTTAAAAGTCATGTATGGAAGATTAAGGCGCCAAGTAAGATACAACACTTCTTATGGCAGGCTATTTCTGGTTGTGTGGCGACGGCAGAGAGGCTCACTTATAGACACTTGGGCACCGATAGGAGTTGTCCTAGATGTGCTGGCCCAGAGGAGTCgattaatcatcttctttttgaatGCCCCCCGGCCCTTCAGGTTTGGGCTTTATCGGACTATCCGTCCATTCCGGGTGACTTCCCGAGCAAATCTATTTACCAAAACATGAACTTCCTATTTTGGGAGAGAAAAGAGGTGGCTCCTTCGAGACTACAATTCGATACCTTCCCATGGATCtgttggtacatttggaaggcgAGGAACGACAAACTCTTCAATGGGAAAGTCGTCTCCCCGATGGACACTCTACAACATGCCTCCCTTGAAGCAGAATGCTGGAGGAAGGCATATGAAAAGGAACAAACAGATGAGGACCAGGATGACCCTTCTACCACAGAGATAGAGACGCTTCCTGAGATACCCCGAATCCCTACATGCCAAATCGATGCATCATGGATCATTAATGGCAGTGTTAGTGGGCTAGGGTGAAGTCTTAAGGACCATACCGGGAATGAGATGTTTGGATTACGGGCTTGTACTAGAAGCCTCTCAGCGCTACATGCTGAGATGGACGGTCTACTTTGGGCGATCTCATGTATGAGAGAGAGGAGGTTCACATCGATACGGTTCGAAACAGACTGTTCGGACCTAGTGGATATGACCACGAACCCGGAAGATTGGCCAACCTTTGCAATGGAGATCGACAGGTTCCACCGACTACAGGATTATTTTGAGGATGTGACCCTTAGTCACATTCCTCGAAGTAGGAATGGTCGTGTGGATGCTTTGGCAAAGGAAGCTAGAATGAAAGGATACAGATGGAGATGCTCCCCGGAGAATCAACTCGTCTAGACCCCACTTGATCTAGTATATTGGgtagctgacaaaaaaaaaagagtaaagacaCTTGGATCTCAGTAAAGGTACAAAATGGAGTATATCCATAACTGGATGATGGGAGAGTGAGAGTCTATTAAGCaacataaaaaatcatatttgataTTGAACAAAAGTATAGGTTCTGAATTAGTTTATAGGGCTATGATCAATTGTACATCACTGTATTTTGATGGTTTTTGTATTAATCACATGGAAAAACATGTTGGAGGTGTGTCGTGTGTTTCTAGACAGATAAACATAGTCTTCTCGCTTGAAAGACTTTGCTCATTCCAAACAGGAAAATAACCCAAAGATGTTTCTTACCTTGTTTACTCTTTTACTCTCTCACCTTGCAGCCAACTATTTTCTATTTGACTATTATATTTCCTCAACCGAACCAGAGTAAACCAAACCTGATGATTCTATCGGAAGTCCTTATTCTATTTCGGTTTGTTTTGAAAGGCGGACTTAAAATGGAAAGAAGTGAAGAATCCCATGTCCCTAACCGGTATCTAAATCATCAATTACCTTTGTTTGGAAAACACGTTAACCATACTGTTTCATTAACGGTTTAACGAATCGGTTAAGCAAATTTGAAATGGTCGGAGATGACTTAAATTAGCCGTTCGAAATCAAAGCTCGTCCAAATCAGGAAGGGAGATGGATGGGAGAGAACTCGAAACTAAAGATTTGGCTCTCTCAGACGTCATCTCCGATGATGGCGGAGGAGCAACAAGTGCGAGAGAAGACGATCCCTATGTTCACCGTGCTGAAAAACGGCGCCATTCTCAAGAACATCTTCGTGGTCAACAGTCGCGATTTCTCGTCGCCGGATAGAAACGGAAACGATGAAGATGACGAGGTAGAGGAGCAGATTCTGATCGTAGGTCGGCATCCAGACTGCGATATTCTGCTGACGCACCCTACCGTTAGCAAGTACCACTTGCAGATCCGGTCTCTTCCCTCTCGTCAGAAACTCTTCGTCACCGATCTATCCTCCGGTATTAAAATCCTAAAATTTTAGATTGTTTCTAGTGTGAAtttttctcatttatttatttattttggaatcTTGATTTGGTTTAGTGGATGGGACATGGGTTAGGGATGAGAAAGTTGAGGCAGATGATTGCGTTGAGGTGGAGGAAGGTGATGTCATTAGGATCGGTGCTTCGACAAGGCTTTATAGACTGCACTGGGTTCCACTTAGCCATGCATATGATCTCGACAATCCTTTTGTTTCATCTACAGCGATAGAGCAAGATGAAGATAATAGAATATCTGAAGCAGAGGTTCcaacttctcttttttttttttgcttttagcaTTTAGTAAATGTTTGTTGTTAGTTTATTTGTCCTTAGCCTGAGAGTTTATCTGCAGTCACAAGCGGATACTGCGTCAGGTGATGATGGAGACGGACATATGGATGTGACTTTTGAAGGAAGTGGATCATCGGTCCCTAGTGAGGACGAGGATACATGTATTAATACAATGGAATTTTCGTTGCCGCTTGCATCTCCAAGTGCTTTGGCATTAGCTAGAGATTCTGTTGATACACAAAAGCTACAATCTGATGCAGATGTAGATTCTCAGTCTTCATCGCAGTGTGTTGTAGAAGCCGCTCCTGAAAAGCCAAGTAAACAGCACGGTTTGGATGATGATGAATGCTATGTCAGAGGAGATGTGATGTCAGAGATGGAGTCACCAGAACCGGAGACTTCATCGCTTCCACTCCTAAGAGATTCCAATCAGACAGAGGATGTTCAGGCTACACCAGAGTTGGCCATAAATAGTGTAGAAGCCAAAGCAGAAAATCCAAGTAAGGAACAGAGACCAGATGTTCACTGCATGAGCAACAAATCAAAGGTGAATCATGAGCCGGTGACACCAAAGAAGAAAGATGTAAACTCCTATTCCCAAAGCCAATCATACATCAATGCATTTTCTACTGCATCAGCAAGAAACAACATATCTAGGGGCACTCATTCATCTTCTGTAAgtcataattatttttgttgtctCTGTGTAGTTATAATAACCATAAGTTTCATTGTGTATCTAGAACGGAAAGAACAAGATGAAGTGGACCATTGTGTTGGACACTTCTTCTCTCCTCGACAAGGAGTCTAGGAAGCCACTGCACTTGTTGCAAGGTCTCAGAGGGACACATCTGGTCGTACCGCTAACAGGTAAAACcctctgtattttttttttttattctatcaATAGTTTCTAGCTTCATTTAAAGCAGAAGCACATGAATCTATAATACATATCTGGAAGAATTCTCTTTGACAACATAAATTGTAGTAAATTCTTATGATAAACCAATATATACTTTgcctttataatttatatgatcAATTACTTTTGGACAATATCACCCCATTTGGTTTCGTTGTTCAGTGTTAAGGGAACTAAATAAGACTAAACGCACTTGGAGTCTTCTCTTTAGAAAAAGAGCAGAGATTGCTTCCTCAGCTCTGGATTGGATTGAAGAGTGTAAGGTTAAAACCAAATGGTGGATTCAGCTCCAAAGCCTATCAGAGGAAACCAAAGAAACTACACCAACCCCATCAGTCACTCCTCAGTTAAATGGCCCTACATCAGAAGATCAAGTTCTCGAATGTGCACTTCTTTATCGAAACCTTAACATCTATGAAAAACTCGTTCTTCTTAGCAACGATGTAACTCTCAAGATCAAAGCCAGAGCAGAGGTAATCTATGAATAAGTTTCTGTATTCAGTGagttttaatttctaaaacaaAGTATTGTGTTATAATAACATTTTGGATTCAGGATGTGATTTGCGAGACGCCTCATGAGTTCTACGAGAGTTTGAAGAATCCGTTGTCTGAAAGGTTTATGTGGCCAGAGAGTTTGCCGAGAGGAAGGACTTGGAGTCATTTTGACGATGTCATGGTGAGAGAAAATTACAACAACCGAACTTGTTTTCCTTACAGAAAGAAACCAACGTTCAATGGAGGACGGGAAGAGAGTGCTGCAGCAGCAGCAAAAGGTTTGAAGCTAATATTGCTCCTTAACTCTCATTATGGC includes the following:
- the LOC130506736 gene encoding FHA domain-containing protein PS1-like isoform X2, producing MGENSKLKIWLSQTSSPMMAEEQQVREKTIPMFTVLKNGAILKNIFVVNSRDFSSPDRNGNDEDDEVEEQILIVGRHPDCDILLTHPTVSKYHLQIRSLPSRQKLFVTDLSSVDGTWVRDEKVEADDCVEVEEGDVIRIGASTRLYRLHWVPLSHAYDLDNPFVSSTAIEQDEDNRISEAESQADTASGDDGDGHMDVTFEGSGSSVPSEDEDTCINTMEFSLPLASPSALALARDSVDTQKLQSDADVDSQSSSQCVVEAAPEKPSKQHGLDDDECYVRGDVMSEMESPEPETSSLPLLRDSNQTEDVQATPELAINSVEAKAENPSKEQRPDVHCMSNKSKVNHEPVTPKKKDNGKNKMKWTIVLDTSSLLDKESRKPLHLLQGLRGTHLVVPLTVLRELNKTKRTWSLLFRKRAEIASSALDWIEECKVKTKWWIQLQSLSEETKETTPTPSVTPQLNGPTSEDQVLECALLYRNLNIYEKLVLLSNDVTLKIKARAEDVICETPHEFYESLKNPLSERFMWPESLPRGRTWSHFDDVMVRENYNNRTCFPYRKKPTFNGGREESAAAAAKGLKLILLLNSHYGHNH
- the LOC130506736 gene encoding FHA domain-containing protein PS1-like isoform X1, with amino-acid sequence MGENSKLKIWLSQTSSPMMAEEQQVREKTIPMFTVLKNGAILKNIFVVNSRDFSSPDRNGNDEDDEVEEQILIVGRHPDCDILLTHPTVSKYHLQIRSLPSRQKLFVTDLSSVDGTWVRDEKVEADDCVEVEEGDVIRIGASTRLYRLHWVPLSHAYDLDNPFVSSTAIEQDEDNRISEAESQADTASGDDGDGHMDVTFEGSGSSVPSEDEDTCINTMEFSLPLASPSALALARDSVDTQKLQSDADVDSQSSSQCVVEAAPEKPSKQHGLDDDECYVRGDVMSEMESPEPETSSLPLLRDSNQTEDVQATPELAINSVEAKAENPSKEQRPDVHCMSNKSKVNHEPVTPKKKDVNSYSQSQSYINAFSTASARNNISRGTHSSSNGKNKMKWTIVLDTSSLLDKESRKPLHLLQGLRGTHLVVPLTVLRELNKTKRTWSLLFRKRAEIASSALDWIEECKVKTKWWIQLQSLSEETKETTPTPSVTPQLNGPTSEDQVLECALLYRNLNIYEKLVLLSNDVTLKIKARAEDVICETPHEFYESLKNPLSERFMWPESLPRGRTWSHFDDVMVRENYNNRTCFPYRKKPTFNGGREESAAAAAKGLKLILLLNSHYGHNH